The Tistrella mobilis genome has a segment encoding these proteins:
- a CDS encoding sarcosine oxidase subunit delta: protein MLLIHCPYCGETLPELEFVYAGEAHIARPDPATATDEDWRDFLFIRNNIRGAHFERWRHVHGCGRFFNAVRDTVSDRFLTTYRVSDPRPDLAALKERAE, encoded by the coding sequence ATGCTTCTGATCCACTGCCCCTATTGCGGGGAAACCCTGCCCGAGCTGGAATTCGTCTATGCGGGCGAGGCCCATATCGCCCGGCCCGACCCCGCCACGGCGACCGACGAGGACTGGCGCGACTTTCTGTTCATCCGCAACAACATCCGCGGCGCCCATTTCGAACGCTGGCGTCACGTCCATGGCTGCGGCCGGTTCTTCAATGCCGTGCGCGACACGGTGAGCGACCGCTTCCTGACGACCTATCGGGTCAGCGATCCCCGCCCCGATCTCGCCGCCCTGAAGGAGCGCGCAGAATGA